A region of Nitrospinota bacterium DNA encodes the following proteins:
- a CDS encoding iron-sulfur cluster assembly accessory protein has protein sequence MNTKGAKWMITVSPNAADRIKKIQDETKASDKSVRIAVVGGGCSGPQYQMGFDVSYDGDSTFQTNGVTVVVDNQSLPLLDGTEIDYVDGAHGSTFVFNNPNTIKSGGNGGCGCGKSGC, from the coding sequence ATGAACACAAAAGGAGCGAAGTGGATGATAACAGTTAGCCCGAACGCGGCGGACAGGATAAAGAAGATTCAGGACGAGACCAAGGCTAGTGACAAAAGCGTTCGCATAGCCGTGGTGGGCGGCGGGTGTTCAGGCCCGCAATACCAGATGGGTTTTGACGTTTCTTACGATGGCGATTCAACTTTCCAGACCAACGGCGTCACCGTGGTGGTGGACAACCAATCCCTTCCCCTGCTCGACGGCACGGAGATAGACTATGTGGACGGCGCCCACGGCTCCACTTTTGTTTTCAACAACCCCAACACCATAAAGAGCGGCGGGAACGGCGGTTGCGGTTGCGGCAAATCCGGCTGTTAA